In Sphingomonas sp., a single window of DNA contains:
- a CDS encoding oligosaccharide flippase family protein yields MKLQNLHLRGVRGQMVVGFGVKGLGAATSFLFTWLLARTAGAAGVGAFGTSLTTVQMCVILALLGLDAILVRSVSVNLALENTGRARAAARHAIQVATGAGLALALIIVLFHWQIAVDLIGSPAIAQSLMVLSLVIPILVYCRLVSTVLRGVRWIGLSQFIDGPLTTSFGSLVLAIVWVRGMPADAVFASQLYLLGGVITAAVATFLYMRAVRSWQPREPLDESLLKPGFLILVANANNLFTDWFATVLLAATHGPVEAGLFRVGYQIAAILKLFSATSETILQPVFAVAYRQGDLPRIGRILRLTIIGLLLASAPLALAVLVAPEWIMRIFGKQFTSGAAAMQIMVLGQVFSLIFASSGSVLMMASRERLTVVLTTIAAIIGTILALLLIPPYGALGAAFAILGPLLFSRMASMVAVRRLGVRIF; encoded by the coding sequence GTGAAGCTTCAGAACTTGCATCTGCGCGGCGTGCGCGGCCAGATGGTGGTGGGGTTCGGGGTGAAGGGCCTCGGCGCCGCCACCAGCTTCCTCTTCACCTGGCTGCTTGCGCGCACCGCCGGTGCGGCGGGCGTTGGCGCCTTCGGCACGTCGCTCACCACGGTGCAGATGTGCGTGATCCTCGCGCTTCTCGGGCTGGACGCTATCCTCGTCCGCTCGGTGTCGGTGAATCTCGCGCTGGAGAACACGGGTCGCGCGCGCGCTGCGGCGCGGCACGCGATCCAGGTGGCCACCGGCGCCGGGCTGGCGCTGGCGCTGATCATCGTGCTGTTTCACTGGCAGATCGCGGTCGACCTGATCGGCAGTCCGGCAATCGCGCAGAGCCTGATGGTACTCTCGCTCGTCATCCCGATTCTGGTCTATTGCCGACTCGTCTCGACGGTGCTGCGCGGGGTCCGGTGGATCGGCCTGTCGCAGTTCATCGATGGCCCGCTGACCACCTCGTTCGGCAGCCTGGTGCTGGCGATCGTGTGGGTGCGGGGGATGCCGGCGGATGCGGTGTTCGCGTCGCAGCTTTACCTGCTCGGCGGCGTGATCACTGCCGCGGTCGCCACCTTCCTCTACATGCGCGCGGTGCGGTCATGGCAGCCGCGCGAGCCGCTCGATGAATCGCTGCTCAAGCCGGGCTTCCTGATTCTCGTCGCCAACGCCAACAACCTGTTCACCGACTGGTTCGCGACCGTGCTCCTCGCGGCGACGCACGGACCGGTCGAGGCCGGGCTGTTTCGGGTGGGCTACCAGATCGCCGCGATCCTCAAGCTGTTCTCCGCGACCTCGGAAACGATCCTGCAGCCGGTCTTCGCGGTCGCCTATCGCCAGGGCGACCTGCCGCGGATCGGCCGCATCCTGCGGTTGACGATCATCGGGCTGCTGCTCGCATCGGCGCCGCTCGCGCTTGCGGTGCTGGTCGCTCCGGAATGGATCATGCGCATCTTCGGCAAGCAGTTCACCTCCGGCGCGGCGGCGATGCAGATCATGGTGCTGGGCCAGGTGTTCAGCCTTATCTTCGCCTCGAGCGGCAGCGTGTTGATGATGGCCAGCCGCGAACGCCTGACCGTGGTGCTGACGACGATCGCGGCGATCATCGGAACGATACTCGCGCTGCTGCTGATTCCGCCCTATGGAGCCTTGGGCGCGGCATTCGCGATCCTGGGGCCGTTGCTGTTCTCGCGCATGGCGTCCATGGTCGCGGTGCGGCGCCTTGGTGTTCGGATTTTCTAG
- a CDS encoding right-handed parallel beta-helix repeat-containing protein, protein MPVVKNQSELDAAIKKASSGDVILLAPGTYSSITMTNVNPAANITIQSLDTSDKGRAKVGVLWVTNSSNVTLKGFDVIRPTAPADDFAIANRVLSSSNITIDNVKFSGGTGDPTYAVGLGLSIRGGTNNKIINSTIDHFKNGMDVRAVNGMLVKDNNFLDNRIDHTNFSEMTNVTIDGNRFEGLYPQDGDHPDAIQFMTAGRTSGNSNVVIRNNVVMTGNGRGTQGFFLNDENGAMPYKDITIENNLIYLSGMYHGINLRNAQNATVANNTVISAVDEKSTWIRLEDVSGTLTGNLTDQVVLDGTNTLTNTNNTQLVNDLEQMRRIYGINQASNTKIYSLLAPGIGYQPPAGSRFAAEVASDVLRNPLPTGPRLLLDLNFGTQGVVDTSGWGTSNLVKPLTTERISNGMLNVSTGSGMELARGTSRQLYNLSAFTLNFDLQRAGANAPTGQIIGIYNSWNVTLRADGGLTFTMTNDAGVTSTMATASGVIGDTNLHKIALSFQGDAGVSTLYVDGVAKATAKMSGVTRKQESWGLYVGHPFTAAFSGSVGDIEMRDTAFSASQIISLNAGSAATKTPTAADTLKGMVAKGVAQTAATLAGSTAWGGAMAAPATLSLVSAFGTSGASASPLATALATASASGSLYTSASPFSMLTTPRLASLDLFHA, encoded by the coding sequence ATGCCGGTTGTCAAGAATCAGAGCGAACTCGATGCCGCGATCAAGAAGGCGAGTAGCGGTGATGTGATCCTGCTCGCGCCGGGTACGTATAGTTCGATCACGATGACGAACGTCAACCCGGCGGCGAACATCACGATCCAGTCGCTCGATACCAGCGACAAGGGGCGCGCGAAGGTCGGTGTCCTCTGGGTTACCAATTCGAGCAATGTGACGCTGAAGGGATTCGACGTCATTCGTCCGACGGCGCCGGCCGATGATTTCGCCATCGCGAATCGGGTCCTCTCGTCGAGCAACATCACGATCGACAACGTCAAGTTCAGCGGCGGCACGGGCGACCCGACCTATGCGGTGGGCCTCGGCCTTTCCATCCGTGGCGGCACGAACAACAAGATCATCAACTCGACGATCGATCACTTCAAGAACGGCATGGACGTGCGGGCCGTGAACGGCATGCTGGTCAAGGACAACAACTTCCTCGACAACCGCATTGACCACACCAATTTTTCGGAAATGACCAACGTCACGATCGACGGCAATCGGTTTGAAGGGCTGTATCCGCAAGACGGCGACCATCCCGATGCCATCCAGTTCATGACCGCCGGTCGCACCAGCGGGAACTCGAACGTCGTCATCAGGAACAACGTAGTGATGACCGGCAACGGCCGCGGCACCCAGGGCTTCTTCCTGAACGACGAGAACGGCGCGATGCCCTACAAGGACATCACGATCGAGAACAATCTGATCTATTTGAGCGGCATGTATCACGGCATCAATCTGCGCAACGCGCAGAACGCCACGGTCGCGAACAACACGGTCATATCCGCGGTCGACGAGAAGTCGACCTGGATCCGGCTGGAAGACGTGTCCGGCACGTTGACCGGCAACCTCACCGACCAGGTCGTCCTGGACGGCACCAACACCCTCACCAACACCAACAATACGCAGCTGGTCAACGATTTGGAGCAGATGCGGCGGATCTATGGGATCAACCAGGCCAGCAATACCAAGATATACAGCCTTCTGGCACCGGGCATCGGCTATCAACCGCCGGCCGGCAGCCGGTTCGCGGCAGAGGTCGCGAGCGACGTGCTGCGGAACCCGCTGCCGACCGGACCGCGTCTGCTGCTGGATCTCAACTTCGGCACCCAGGGCGTCGTCGACACGTCGGGCTGGGGCACGAGCAATCTGGTGAAGCCGCTCACCACGGAGCGGATCAGCAACGGCATGCTCAACGTCAGCACCGGATCCGGCATGGAGCTGGCACGCGGTACCTCGCGCCAGCTCTACAATCTCTCGGCCTTTACGCTGAACTTCGATCTGCAGCGGGCAGGGGCCAACGCGCCGACCGGCCAGATCATCGGCATCTACAACAGCTGGAACGTCACGCTGCGCGCCGATGGCGGCCTGACCTTCACGATGACCAACGATGCCGGGGTCACCTCGACGATGGCAACCGCCAGCGGCGTGATCGGGGATACCAACCTCCACAAGATCGCGCTCAGCTTCCAGGGCGACGCCGGTGTCTCGACGCTATATGTCGACGGGGTCGCCAAGGCGACGGCGAAGATGTCCGGCGTCACGCGCAAGCAGGAATCTTGGGGCCTTTATGTGGGCCATCCATTCACCGCCGCCTTCAGCGGATCGGTGGGGGACATCGAGATGCGGGACACCGCATTCAGCGCATCGCAGATCATCTCGCTCAACGCTGGCAGCGCCGCGACCAAGACCCCCACGGCGGCCGACACGCTCAAGGGGATGGTGGCCAAGGGCGTGGCGCAGACCGCCGCGACGCTGGCCGGCAGCACCGCCTGGGGCGGCGCGATGGCGGCGCCGGCAACGTTGAGCCTGGTCAGCGCCTTCGGTACCAGCGGCGCATCGGCATCGCCGCTGGCGACGGCGCTCGCCACCGCCAGCGCGAGCGGGTCGCTGTACACGAGCGCCTCGCCCTTCTCGATGCTCACCACGCCGCGGCTGGCATCGCTCGACCTGTTCCACGCCTGA
- a CDS encoding glycosyltransferase family 2 protein, which yields MSTEATPHVSVLVVAYRSTDFIRQCVAGIAAAAATTPYEILMIDNGGGDTEALVRAGLPQVRIVPSEGNIGFGAGNNRCAAHARAPLLLLVNPDAVPQPGAIDRLVAFAAANPDAAAWGGRSYDPAGNLDAANFLALPTPGDFVLSVVSAGRLRRGGLPAEATMHGAVDVLNGGFMMVRADVWREIGGFDESFFLYSEEVDLFKRIRDKGYTVLVDPGVKVMHDAGSGHSLSAGRIMFMTIGRMHYARKHYSPTGALVAGWGIWFAALKYAALGRLLAGVMPGKRERFTSVSRAWTPIVRERQRWWHGYRTGNEGRG from the coding sequence ATGAGCACCGAAGCAACGCCGCACGTCTCCGTCTTGGTGGTCGCCTATCGTTCGACCGATTTCATTCGGCAGTGCGTGGCCGGGATCGCGGCCGCGGCGGCGACGACGCCGTACGAGATCCTGATGATCGACAATGGCGGCGGCGATACCGAGGCGCTGGTGCGCGCCGGGCTTCCCCAGGTCCGCATCGTGCCCAGCGAAGGCAATATCGGCTTCGGCGCCGGCAATAATCGCTGCGCCGCGCATGCGCGGGCGCCGCTGCTGCTGCTCGTCAATCCGGACGCCGTCCCGCAGCCGGGTGCAATCGACCGGCTGGTCGCCTTTGCCGCGGCCAACCCCGACGCCGCCGCCTGGGGTGGCCGTTCCTACGACCCCGCCGGCAATCTCGACGCCGCCAATTTCCTGGCGCTGCCCACCCCCGGCGACTTCGTGCTGTCGGTGGTCTCCGCCGGCCGGCTGCGGCGCGGTGGCCTGCCCGCCGAGGCGACCATGCATGGCGCGGTCGACGTGCTCAACGGCGGCTTCATGATGGTTCGCGCCGACGTGTGGCGCGAAATCGGCGGCTTCGACGAAAGCTTCTTCCTCTATTCGGAGGAAGTCGACCTGTTCAAGCGCATCCGCGACAAGGGCTATACTGTGCTGGTCGATCCCGGCGTGAAGGTGATGCACGACGCCGGCAGCGGCCATTCGCTGTCCGCCGGACGGATCATGTTCATGACGATCGGGCGGATGCACTATGCGCGCAAGCATTACAGCCCCACGGGCGCGCTCGTCGCGGGCTGGGGCATCTGGTTCGCGGCGCTCAAATATGCCGCGCTCGGCAGGCTGCTGGCGGGGGTGATGCCGGGCAAGCGCGAGCGCTTCACCTCGGTGAGCCGCGCCTGGACGCCGATCGTTCGCGAGCGCCAGCGCTGGTGGCACGGCTATCGCACCGGAAACGAAGGCCGCGGCTGA
- a CDS encoding EpsD family peptidyl-prolyl cis-trans isomerase codes for MKKWFLVTAVAAAALAVSGCGGKGGKLDKGQVVASVDGDEITIFELNAEVQASQVPPGTDRKLAEQLALQRIIERKILSKVAREQKLDKTPAFLIQERRADELILTTMLRDKIAGGIAQPTDAEIAQYQAAHPERFAQRKIYSVEQIQFPPPNSADKFKQFAPLKTLDQLAAKLTADGTQFRRAPTQIDTAALPPEITAKIAALPAAEMFILPTQQGLTANVITAATVQPLPADQARELAVNALRNERFSKAADAQLNERLKKARATVKYQPGYQAPPQLQNSATPPAASPAAPADNAAQ; via the coding sequence ATGAAGAAATGGTTCCTGGTGACGGCGGTGGCTGCGGCCGCGCTGGCCGTATCCGGATGCGGCGGCAAGGGCGGCAAGCTCGACAAGGGGCAGGTGGTCGCCAGCGTCGACGGCGACGAGATCACCATTTTCGAGCTGAATGCGGAAGTGCAGGCCTCGCAGGTTCCGCCGGGGACTGACCGCAAGCTGGCCGAACAGCTTGCGCTGCAGCGCATCATCGAACGCAAGATCCTCTCCAAGGTCGCGCGCGAACAGAAGCTCGACAAGACGCCGGCCTTCCTGATCCAGGAACGCCGCGCCGACGAGCTGATCCTGACGACGATGCTGCGCGACAAGATCGCGGGCGGGATCGCACAGCCGACCGACGCGGAGATCGCGCAGTACCAGGCCGCGCATCCGGAGCGGTTCGCACAGCGCAAGATCTACAGCGTCGAGCAGATCCAGTTCCCGCCGCCCAACTCGGCCGACAAGTTCAAGCAGTTCGCGCCGCTCAAGACGCTGGATCAGCTGGCTGCCAAGCTGACTGCCGACGGCACCCAGTTCCGCCGTGCGCCGACCCAGATCGACACCGCGGCGCTGCCGCCGGAAATCACCGCCAAGATCGCAGCGCTGCCTGCGGCCGAGATGTTCATCCTGCCGACCCAGCAGGGCCTGACCGCGAACGTGATCACCGCGGCCACGGTGCAGCCGCTGCCCGCCGATCAGGCGCGCGAGCTTGCGGTGAACGCGCTGCGCAACGAACGCTTCAGCAAGGCGGCCGACGCCCAGCTCAACGAGCGGCTGAAGAAGGCACGCGCCACCGTGAAGTACCAGCCGGGCTACCAGGCGCCGCCGCAGCTGCAGAACAGTGCTACGCCGCCCGCGGCAAGCCCCGCCGCGCCGGCGGACAACGCCGCGCAGTAA
- the welK gene encoding beta-1,4-glucuronosyltransferase WelK, translated as MADATAVERNAGKPLKMCLAASGGGHLRQILDLESVWKEHDYFFVTEDTALGRSLAEKHPVELVEHYALGQARLGHPLHMLGGAWRNFRQSLAIVRRQKPDVVISTGAGAVFFTALLAKLAGAKFVHIESFARFHHPSAFGKMAKGVATITFVQSAALKQTWPDAELFDPFRMLDTPRPPKQALTFATVGATLPFPRLVQAVLDLKRAGGLPGKLVLQYGDQDLADPGIPDVEIRRTIPFDDLQLLLRDADMVICHGGTGSLVTALRAGCRVVAFPRRFDLGEHYDDHQEEIAQTFADRGLLQAVRDESKLGEAVAAAKASEPKLATTDQTALANRLRELLTGWGAKKR; from the coding sequence ATGGCAGACGCGACCGCAGTGGAACGAAATGCGGGCAAGCCGCTGAAGATGTGCCTCGCCGCCTCGGGGGGCGGCCACCTGCGCCAGATCCTCGATCTGGAATCGGTGTGGAAGGAACATGACTATTTCTTCGTCACCGAAGATACGGCGCTGGGCCGCAGCCTCGCCGAGAAGCATCCGGTGGAACTGGTCGAGCATTACGCGCTGGGCCAGGCCCGGCTGGGGCATCCGCTGCACATGCTGGGCGGCGCGTGGCGCAACTTCCGCCAGAGCCTTGCGATCGTGCGACGGCAGAAGCCCGATGTGGTGATCTCGACCGGCGCCGGGGCGGTGTTCTTTACCGCGCTGCTCGCCAAGCTCGCAGGTGCGAAATTTGTCCATATCGAAAGCTTCGCGCGCTTCCACCACCCCTCCGCCTTCGGCAAGATGGCCAAGGGCGTGGCGACGATCACCTTCGTCCAGTCGGCGGCACTCAAGCAGACCTGGCCCGATGCCGAGCTGTTCGATCCGTTCCGGATGCTCGACACCCCGCGCCCGCCCAAGCAGGCGCTCACCTTCGCCACGGTCGGCGCCACCCTGCCCTTCCCGCGGCTGGTGCAGGCAGTGCTCGATCTGAAGCGCGCGGGCGGTCTGCCGGGCAAGCTGGTGCTGCAATATGGCGACCAGGACCTGGCCGATCCGGGCATTCCCGACGTCGAGATCCGCCGCACCATCCCGTTCGACGATCTCCAGCTGCTGCTGCGCGATGCCGACATGGTGATCTGCCATGGCGGCACCGGATCGCTGGTCACCGCGCTGCGCGCCGGCTGCCGCGTGGTCGCCTTCCCGCGCCGCTTCGACCTGGGCGAGCATTATGACGATCACCAGGAGGAGATCGCGCAGACCTTCGCCGATCGCGGCTTGCTGCAGGCGGTGCGCGACGAAAGCAAGCTGGGCGAGGCGGTCGCTGCGGCCAAGGCGAGCGAGCCCAAGCTGGCGACCACCGATCAGACCGCGCTGGCCAACCGGCTGCGCGAGCTGCTCACCGGCTGGGGAGCCAAGAAACGATGA
- a CDS encoding glycosyltransferase family 2 protein has translation MSTPRISVVLPHYNDLHGLALCLDSIDRQTIDRDAYEVIVGDNASPCGLAAVEAVVAGRARVVTIPEKGAGPARNGAAAEARGEILAFIDSDCVAQPGWLAAGAAMVRPGTFLGGHMFVLPPEGKLTGSAAVELALAFDNESYVRKSQFTVTANLFVMRADFDRIGGFRTGVSEDIEWCNRAIRMGMKIDYCGDASVGHPPRPDWDAMLKKTRRIQRELFLLSLEQPRGRLRWVVRSAMQPAFIPSDYARILRTPETQGARAKALGTLIALRFWRGGAGLLQAIGLPV, from the coding sequence ATGAGCACGCCCCGGATCAGCGTCGTCCTTCCCCATTACAACGATTTGCACGGGCTCGCGCTGTGCCTCGATTCGATCGACCGCCAGACGATCGACCGCGATGCCTATGAGGTCATCGTCGGCGACAATGCCTCGCCGTGCGGCCTCGCCGCGGTCGAAGCCGTCGTCGCCGGCAGGGCGCGGGTGGTTACGATCCCCGAAAAGGGCGCCGGCCCCGCGCGCAACGGCGCGGCGGCGGAGGCACGCGGCGAGATCCTCGCCTTCATCGACAGCGACTGCGTCGCCCAGCCGGGCTGGCTGGCTGCAGGCGCGGCGATGGTGCGGCCCGGCACCTTCCTGGGCGGTCACATGTTCGTGCTGCCCCCCGAAGGCAAGCTGACCGGCAGCGCCGCGGTGGAGCTGGCGCTGGCGTTCGACAATGAGAGCTATGTCCGCAAGTCGCAGTTCACCGTCACTGCGAACCTGTTCGTGATGCGCGCGGACTTCGACCGGATCGGCGGCTTTCGCACCGGCGTTTCCGAAGACATCGAATGGTGCAACCGCGCCATCCGGATGGGGATGAAGATCGACTATTGCGGCGACGCCTCGGTCGGCCACCCGCCGCGCCCCGACTGGGATGCGATGCTCAAGAAGACGCGCCGAATCCAGCGCGAACTGTTCCTGCTGAGCCTTGAGCAGCCGCGCGGCCGGCTGCGCTGGGTGGTACGCTCGGCAATGCAGCCGGCGTTCATCCCCTCCGACTATGCACGGATCCTGCGCACGCCCGAAACCCAGGGTGCGCGCGCCAAGGCGCTTGGGACGCTGATCGCGCTCCGCTTCTGGCGCGGCGGCGCGGGGCTCTTGCAGGCGATCGGCCTGCCGGTCTGA
- a CDS encoding ATP-binding protein — MALGSTLKFLWPFGRRELPEDDGYLPVAATVVPHRDAYGASRQRPDFPTFRASALDRPLDRRREERREITRARFALATYFTPTQPVADRSSFAGRLGVLARLISSIESQRSHVVLYGERGIGKTSLLHVLADVARESSYIVSYATCGANANFSDLFRAVLQDVPLLFHREVAPNAGEAESGGSLADRLPAGKFGAGELADLCADVTGTRVLLILDEYDRVEDTAFRQQVAELIKNLSDRAARVQLVIAGVASNLQELIGYVPSIRRNVIGLPMPRLEESEVQEMIALGETASGVRFDPNLTRIIHLLALGSPYFARLLCHHAAVEALDQGRLTVDQGHLRRALDSSIVEMEGRMAPRTVLEMRKFVGGRYDPLLAALGEASRSIDGWFSGRAVVDLLPGAPITAQQVEQELAGLTPQLGLETEMQDGERRFRFADDTLPIYLWLMVGRLRLDSGTLEDALATV, encoded by the coding sequence GTGGCTTTAGGTTCCACGCTGAAGTTCTTGTGGCCCTTCGGGCGCCGCGAATTGCCTGAGGACGATGGCTATCTCCCGGTCGCGGCGACGGTGGTGCCGCATCGCGATGCGTACGGCGCCAGCCGGCAGCGTCCCGACTTCCCGACCTTCCGCGCCTCCGCGCTCGATCGGCCGCTGGATCGGCGCCGTGAGGAGCGCCGCGAGATCACCCGCGCCCGCTTCGCGCTGGCAACCTATTTCACGCCGACCCAACCGGTCGCCGATCGCTCCAGCTTCGCGGGCCGCCTGGGCGTGCTCGCCCGGCTGATCTCGTCGATCGAGAGCCAGCGCAGCCACGTCGTGCTGTATGGCGAGCGCGGCATCGGCAAGACCTCGCTGCTCCACGTACTCGCGGACGTGGCGCGGGAATCGAGCTATATCGTCAGCTATGCGACATGCGGCGCCAACGCGAATTTCTCCGACCTTTTCCGCGCGGTGCTGCAGGACGTGCCACTGCTGTTCCACCGCGAGGTCGCGCCCAACGCGGGTGAGGCGGAGAGTGGCGGCAGCCTCGCCGATCGCCTGCCGGCGGGCAAGTTCGGCGCCGGCGAGCTGGCCGATCTGTGCGCCGACGTTACCGGTACGCGCGTGCTGCTCATCCTCGACGAATATGATCGCGTCGAGGATACCGCCTTCCGCCAGCAGGTCGCCGAGCTGATCAAGAACCTGTCGGATCGCGCCGCGCGCGTCCAGCTGGTGATCGCCGGCGTTGCCTCCAACCTCCAGGAACTGATCGGCTACGTGCCGTCGATCCGCCGCAACGTGATCGGCTTGCCGATGCCGCGGCTGGAGGAGAGCGAGGTCCAGGAAATGATCGCGTTGGGCGAAACCGCCTCGGGCGTGCGATTTGATCCGAACCTGACCAGAATCATCCATCTGCTCGCGCTGGGCTCGCCCTATTTCGCGCGGCTGCTCTGCCACCACGCCGCGGTGGAGGCGCTCGATCAGGGCCGTCTTACGGTCGATCAGGGCCATCTCCGTCGCGCGCTCGATTCGTCGATCGTCGAGATGGAAGGCCGGATGGCGCCGCGCACCGTGCTGGAGATGCGCAAGTTCGTCGGCGGCCGCTATGATCCGCTGCTCGCGGCCCTTGGCGAAGCGTCGCGCTCGATCGATGGCTGGTTCAGCGGTCGCGCCGTGGTGGACCTGCTTCCGGGTGCGCCGATCACCGCACAGCAGGTGGAACAGGAGCTGGCCGGGCTCACCCCCCAGTTGGGTCTGGAGACCGAGATGCAGGACGGGGAGCGTCGCTTCCGCTTCGCCGACGACACGCTGCCCATCTATCTGTGGCTGATGGTCGGCCGGCTTCGGCTGGACAGCGGTACGCTGGAGGACGCGCTGGCGACGGTATGA